The Apodemus sylvaticus chromosome 12, mApoSyl1.1, whole genome shotgun sequence genome segment AAGATGCTAGCTAATCTTCTCAGTGAGAAGAAGACCATTTCTTTTGCAGGATGCCTCCTTCAGACTTATTTTTTCCACTCCCTTGGGGCCTCTGAATGCTACCTTCTTACAGCCATGGCCTATGACCGATACCTAGCCATCTGTCGACCCCTCCACTACCCTTCAATTATGACCACAGCGCTCTGTATTAAGATGGCTGCTGCCTGCTGGACTTGTGGCTTCCTGTGCCCTATTTCTGAGGTCATCCTTGTCTCTCAGCTCCCCTTCTGCAGCTACAATGAAATCCCACACATTTTCTGTGATTTTCCACCTCTTTTGAGCTTGGCCTGCAAGGACACATCCACTAATGTTCTGGTGGACTTTGCTGTCAATGCCTTCATTATCCTTGTCACTTTCCTCTTTATCATGGCCTCTTATGGGAGAATCATTGGTGCTGTGCTGAAGATAAAAACagcagcaggaagaaggaaggcctTCTCCACTTGTGCCTCGCACCTCATTGTGGTGCTCATCTTCTTTGGGAGCATCATCTTCATGTATGTTCGTCTAAGAAAGAGCTACTCATTG includes the following:
- the LOC127697870 gene encoding olfactory receptor 6N2 — translated: MDQQNLSSLTEFVLLGFPNVEHIRSCLFILLLLAYLFTIGGNMLIFLVIRLDAALHKPMYHFVSVLSFLELWYTATTIPKMLANLLSEKKTISFAGCLLQTYFFHSLGASECYLLTAMAYDRYLAICRPLHYPSIMTTALCIKMAAACWTCGFLCPISEVILVSQLPFCSYNEIPHIFCDFPPLLSLACKDTSTNVLVDFAVNAFIILVTFLFIMASYGRIIGAVLKIKTAAGRRKAFSTCASHLIVVLIFFGSIIFMYVRLRKSYSLTLDRTLAVVYSVLTPLANPIIYSLRNKELIQAIKRTFFKKVEKASTTHH